In Nostoc edaphicum CCNP1411, a genomic segment contains:
- a CDS encoding four helix bundle protein: MAINSYRDLKVWQLGISLTKQVYLLTRDFPKSETYGLSSQMQRAAVSIPSNLAEGHARDSTQEFLRFIAIALGSLAELETQLILAEQLEYITNLKLQEILTKTDEIQRMLRGLQKSLKAKLS, from the coding sequence ATGGCAATTAATAGTTATCGGGATTTAAAAGTTTGGCAGTTGGGTATAAGCTTGACCAAGCAAGTTTATCTATTAACACGAGATTTTCCTAAGTCTGAAACATATGGTTTGAGTAGCCAAATGCAACGGGCGGCGGTATCAATCCCATCAAATTTGGCAGAAGGTCATGCTAGAGATTCAACACAAGAATTCCTTCGATTTATTGCGATCGCTCTCGGTTCTTTGGCGGAACTTGAAACCCAACTCATTTTAGCCGAACAATTGGAATACATAACCAATCTTAAACTCCAAGAAATCCTAACCAAAACTGACGAAATACAACGAATGCTTCGAGGTTTACAAAAATCCTTGAAAGCAAAGCTTTCTTAA